One Paenisporosarcina sp. FSL H8-0542 genomic region harbors:
- a CDS encoding Fe3+ hydroxamate ABC transporter substrate-binding protein, producing the protein MLWEKPKCTICDKEIKEDDVVFVKMRYPKRKGFTEIKAYLSNEGRFICEDCFNNKS; encoded by the coding sequence TTGTTGTGGGAAAAACCCAAATGTACTATTTGTGATAAAGAGATTAAGGAAGACGACGTTGTTTTTGTGAAAATGCGTTATCCTAAGCGAAAAGGTTTTACTGAAATAAAAGCATATTTAAGCAACGAAGGTAGGTTCATTTGTGAAGATTGTTTTAACAATAAATCCTAA